A region of the Thermogladius calderae 1633 genome:
TGCCCAGCTCCTCCTCGAGAACAACAGGTACTCTCCCGTTCCTCTCCACGGTCTCCTTGTACCTGTTACCAAACTCGCCTATCACCGTGACTAGAACCTTACCTCTGGGAGATATCGCGTTCCTCACGCTGGCCTCCATGAAGCCGGTCCCACTGGAGGGTATCAGCAGGACTGTGGCCTTATCAGCCTCAAGGAACTTCTTCAGCCTCAGCGTAGCGTCCTTGTGGAGCTCCTGGTACTCCTTAGACCTGTGGCTGAACATCTGGAACTTCATTGCCTCCAGCACTTCTGGGAAGCAGGCTACCGGACCTGCTGTAAACAGCCTCATTTTCCTAGGCCACACCAGTTGCTCTACTTCTCTTACAACGTCCAGGTACATGGGATCCCCCACCGATTACGTGATATCGAGTGCAAGGTATATTTCCTTTACTACCCCCACGTAGAGTGCGGACAGTAGTCTGTAGAAGTAGAACAGGGATGCTGCGGTCCCAGTCGCTCCACCTACATCACACACTCAGTCCGTCTCTGCCAGGTCATCCCGTGTGGTAAGATTTTCAAAACCGGATTATATATCGTGTAGTAGGATGGTAACATATGAAGGTCTACTTGAAGACAAGGGCAGGCAAGTGGATACTCGTCAAGGGCTGGCTTAAGCAGGTCTCCACGAGGTCTGGGAAGAGGACTCAAGGCTATGCCTTACTAGGCGAAGAGACCGACCCTCCCGAGGTCGAGGGTGGGGAGGAACTGGTAATCCCTGCGTCGGGCTTCTCGAGACTATTGTCAAAGGTCGTCAACGCGGGGGAGGGAGTTGTAGTAGTCGAGCAAGTGGATACAGAGCACCTGCGCGTGCGGGGCAAGAGCGAGGATGTTAGAAGAGTCGCACAAATAGCGAGAGAGCTGAAGATTGTGGAGTAGGGCTCCTCCACGGGTTGGTTTAAATACGCCCGATCCTACATCTTAGATAAATTAATACAGGCAGGCCTAGGTTTTGTCGGAGACGAGGCGTTTCAATGGACGTTCTGGGGCTGAGGAGTGAGGTAGGCTGGATAGGGACAGAGCTAGTCCGCTTCCTGCGGGAGAACATAGGTAGAGCTGAGCTGGGCAGGGAGATTGGAAGAGGGATTACAGGGGACACGACTAGGAAAATAGACTTGATGGCAGAGGAGTATCTTGTAGATCTCTTCAAGTCCAAGGGGATCAACGCGTGGGTCTTGAGCGAGGAGAGGGGGCTCTACGAGATCGCTAGAAACCCAGACTACCTGGTCCTGGCCGACCCTCTGGATGGCAGTTTGAACTACGTGCTTGAGATACCCTTTTCAGCCGTCTCTATAGCCGTGTACCCCATGAGCGAGCTAAGTTACGGGAGGGTCGTCTACGGTTTCGTCTCCAACGTGTTCAGGGACGAGAAATACGAGTACTTCAACGGAGTTGTCTACTTGAACAATGAGGAGTACAAATTCTCTGCGAGGGGCAAGGGGCTTATCTGCATCCACACGATCAACCCAAGGCTGGTAGAGAAGATAAGGAAGTTCGTCTTAGACAAAGGCGGGAGACCTAAGTTGAGAACGCTGGGCGCTGCCTCGCTTGAAGTCCTCTACACGGCTATAGGGAAGATGGAGTACTACATAAACGACATCGGTAAACTGAGAATAAACGACATCGCAGTAGGGCTGGCTGTAGCAGTGAATAGGGGGTTGAGGGTCATACTGAGGCCTCCGCTTAATAGGATCAGCCCCACGAGCATAACCGTCCTCGACGAGGTCTGGATCACGCCGGGTGAATACGGGCCGTAAAGAAGGTTGGTTCTCTCAACTTTGTTCGCCCGCTAAATCAGGCCTCTAAGACCTGGCTAAGACTCGAGGACAACACCCTGGCACCCCTCTCGTCTACAAGCACGTCCTCTTCTATCCTAACCCCGACAACGCCGGGTATGTAGACACCTGGCTCGATCGTGAACACCATGTTCTTCTCTAGCACAGTCTCGTGGCCGACTCTAAGGTAGGGCGGCTCGTGGACTACAACGCCGATTCCGTGTCCAAGTCCGTGTATAAACCTCTCCTTCAGCCCGTGCCTCTCCACGACAGCTATAGCCCTCTCCGCCACCTCGCCGGCTTTAACGCCCGGGTGTACGTAGTCGAGCGACTCGGAGACCGCCTCGACTACCACATCGACCAGCCGCTTGAACTCGCCCGGTATACTCCCAACCTTTACGACCCTCGTGAGGTCGCTGCACCTCCCGCCGATTCTCACCCCGACGTCTATCACTATTAGGTCGCCCTGCTTCACCTTCGCAGTTGTAGGTGTGTTGTGGGGGTAGCTGTTGTTGGGAGAGGTGGATACTATGAGAGGGAAGGCGTAGTCCTCGACCCCCATCTTCCTGACAGCCCCCTCGAAGACGCCCGCGAGCTCCGCCTCGGATACTCCCACGTCGACCGAGTCGACCACAGCCCTAATGCCCTGGATCGTGACGTCGACGGCTCTCTTTATCAGCTCTATCTCCCAGTCCTCCTTGACCATCCTGTACTTAGATACGTCGTCCGACACGTCGACATACTCTCCCAGGCTCCTCATGACGACCCCCATTAAAGGTGATGTGAACCGCGCGTCGAGCCCGACCTTACCACCCCCCGCAAGGGTCTTAACCAGCTCGGCCCAGTCCTTGTTGACGACACGCGCATCAGACGGCTTCAGGGTCTTCGAGAGCCCGTAGACCTCTACACCAGAGGCCTCGAGAGAGTCCCTGTACCTGTAGTAGTCTAGGAGCGGGGTGTACACCTGCGTAGACCTCCTCCGGCGGTCGTAAAACAGTAAGACGATCCCGTCGGCTAGGGACTTAACA
Encoded here:
- a CDS encoding inositol monophosphatase family protein, with product MDVLGLRSEVGWIGTELVRFLRENIGRAELGREIGRGITGDTTRKIDLMAEEYLVDLFKSKGINAWVLSEERGLYEIARNPDYLVLADPLDGSLNYVLEIPFSAVSIAVYPMSELSYGRVVYGFVSNVFRDEKYEYFNGVVYLNNEEYKFSARGKGLICIHTINPRLVEKIRKFVLDKGGRPKLRTLGAASLEVLYTAIGKMEYYINDIGKLRINDIAVGLAVAVNRGLRVILRPPLNRISPTSITVLDEVWITPGEYGP
- a CDS encoding M24 family metallopeptidase is translated as MLWKVEEIAERRGLDAVIIVSPENVEYFTGVKSLADGIVLLFYDRRRRSTQVYTPLLDYYRYRDSLEASGVEVYGLSKTLKPSDARVVNKDWAELVKTLAGGGKVGLDARFTSPLMGVVMRSLGEYVDVSDDVSKYRMVKEDWEIELIKRAVDVTIQGIRAVVDSVDVGVSEAELAGVFEGAVRKMGVEDYAFPLIVSTSPNNSYPHNTPTTAKVKQGDLIVIDVGVRIGGRCSDLTRVVKVGSIPGEFKRLVDVVVEAVSESLDYVHPGVKAGEVAERAIAVVERHGLKERFIHGLGHGIGVVVHEPPYLRVGHETVLEKNMVFTIEPGVYIPGVVGVRIEEDVLVDERGARVLSSSLSQVLEA